From the genome of Plectropomus leopardus isolate mb chromosome 9, YSFRI_Pleo_2.0, whole genome shotgun sequence:
TACTGCTTTTCAATGTCCTTTgtaccttttttgtttctttgtgtacACTGGAGCATTGTTTTCTCCCCTGTAtggtacatactgtatatgaagGGCTCTCAGTCTCTGGAACAACCTCCTTAAGGTGATCAGATGGGCAAGTAGCGGATCATCTTTTAATTTCgtctaaaaaaacactttcataaATGCTATTTAGGGTTTTTGGCCTGAACTCACTTTCATCGGTATGTTATCTCTTAAAACCTGTAAAGGCCttctcttaatttattttactgtctcaTTTTATCCTATATATTTTACGCTCTCTCTATCTAGCTTGCATTACTTTTACAACTGCTTttaactgggttttttttacgttttaatttagtctttttttaaagcagtttgtaactttgtttttaaaagtgctaaaTACATAAGGTTTTTATTGTAATGACATTAAATTCTACCTTTACCCTTTTAGCCTCCAATACctaaaaacttaaacttaaaaagttAAAGACTATACTCAATtacacaattttatttaaatcatttaatctgttttgtgatgtttttcagttttatgttggagtGCAGTTTCATGTTTCTGGTAAAGACAAAAGATCATAACGAGAATTGAGAGCTGTACAAATGACTTGAACAGGCGATCGTGTGTACTTAAACTACCCTTGCTTTCCTGTCTTACCACTTGAGTATCATCTATGGAGCGATATGCTGGGGCAGCAGCAGCTCGACAGCTGAAAGGAAAAGACTCAGACTGATAGATATCCTGGCATGCCCCCTGGCAGCGAAGTTATCATCCCTTATAGACAACATGTCTGGTGTGTAAACCAGAGATACTGGAGGTCcttccttcctgctgctgttatACTCTTAACCAACACTGCTCCCCACAGACCACACAGAGGATAACTGACACTCATCTGCAATATCAGTATTTACCAAATGTGCAACATCTGTACTTGAAACGTACAATCATGTAAACTCAGCCTAATTATTATatcttgttttcatgttttactaTCTACACTCATCACTCACATGCAATACTAGTATATGCTAAACAGTGCAGTATCTGTACTTACATCATTTAGTAATGTAAAATTAGCCACCCAGCCTgtccttaaaaacacaaaaaaccccaactatatttaacttgtgttttttttaccgcCGCTTCCTGTTTGCACTATAATTCAAATTTCCCTGCTTATCCAAAGCAGCCATGTTACCCCTGGCCTGAGGTCTTGTGAGGACAATTGGGAAACATGTTGCATTACCTGAACTTAAATGTAGCTTTAAATgcaactattttcatttttgtttgccCCCCATGGTTGAAAATTACTTAGACCATGTCCAGCATACATTAGAAACAattctgttttcttcaaaaacacaacagttgaACCAGAAATCAGTTTGACAAAGTAAATACAACTGCAACTTAAAACTTTTGACgtacatttttattgaaaaaaaaacagatcatgtaattttttagaacatttcctgAATGGCAACATTTACAAGGATACTTGTGGTAGTGTTTACAATGCAAAATATTGGATAGATTTTCTTTTATACAATAATTCATGAGTTCTCCCCTTTTTAAAGTAAACCTTGACCCTGTCAAATCATTGTCTTGCTCTGTTCACCTCTATCAAAACAGCATGGAAACACCCAAATAGAATACATCCTATGCATTATTTTACTTGGGAATACTGGCAGATCTTTCCCCATAGCATCGGCCCAAACATTTCTAACATGGCAGTACAGAAATCAGACAGAGGTGATTAACGGGAACTTTAATTGGAAGAAGAGCAGGAAACAGGGCAGGACTCAAAGAGGATGATCATGGCAGCGATGTTTCAGTTACTTCCCCTTCATGGATTTCTTCTCTTGTTCAATATCTGTGTGatcaaaaacagagacaagatGAGGGGATAAATGTGTACCCAAGtctggagataaaaaaaagattagtcCTTAATTGTTGTCAGGACAAGAAACAGGTTCAAATGTTGAATGGGGTTATAGAGTCGTCTCTCCTTTAAAGCCAGCAGCAGAGCTAGTGACTGCATTAAACTGACAGCTAAGTTAGCATATAACGCAAAGAAGAGCAGCTGCCAAAAACgtctgcaaattgggaaaaggcagtttccattaatcctctaattgcacaaatttaaattgcTAACCCTAATGGTAACACATCAGACCAGGCTGTACACATAactcacttctggagccagcctcaagtggtcatttgatgaactgcagtttttagcacttctgCAGTAGCTTCACTTTTCAGCCATGGAGGTTGATGCGGCATTTGATAAATCAATGGTTTTAGCATTAGGTGGAAGGAATTGAATTATGCAGAAGAGGGAGGCTCAAGAAACCTTGATCAAGTACAGATGATTTGGATTTTCTTGCTAAAAGCACCCTTCATTTCTTCTGAACAACTACCACACAACAAGTAAAATCTGAAGCTGCAGTGTCACATTTTCTAGATGGTGGGCGAGATTTTGACTTATGCAAACAGGTTTCCCCCTCTCAGTTTCACTCTAAAAGATCAAATGTGGCCTGACTGGACTGCAAATAATTAAAGAGGTGGTTATTCTATCAATTTAGCACTGCACTATCACAAAGTTGAAAACTTCGCAAGAGATACATTAAAAAGTGAACTttcaaaatcaaagtaaaacagGCAGACCAGATTATCATAGTTTGTATTCTCATTGCGCTGCGTTTTTATAGCCATTTCAAACACAAGACGTAAAGTATAGTTCATACACCTTATGAAAAACCAGAGAAAATACACAGTAACATTAGGCCTTATGACtcattcattatgtttttttgtatcttcGTCAAAACTTCATATTAtcaatctctccctctctgcaaatgtattgtgattttaaatatcaGTTAACGGTCTCCTTAGATACTTAGAATTATTATCTGCCCCGAAAACCtcccaaaaaacagacattggCCAACCCCTACTGCAGTTATTTGCTATCctatatcataattattttaatgacattacaCCTATACTTTCTTATATCCTGTACTAAAAAGCCTATTCAACTGGTGGCCCCCAACTCTGTCTCGCCTGTcagttctgtttaaaaataaatagagctTAAAACCTGAaggaaacaaaaatgcacaaatactGGGCTTTTTGTCACAATAAATCCCAAAAAACCAAGCTCTCTTGTCCGTAATTATTAAAATCAACCAATTTtgatttacacatactacccacagtGTAATGAGACACAAACTGTTGGAAATTAGccaactgtccctttaactgaACATATGGGCATTCAGTCAAAGTTTGTGCTGCAGTTGCTCTTCTATTATTATTCTTGACTACCTACCTGCAGAAGTTGGAAGCTTGCTTTTCACTTGTGTATCagccttcttcagcttgacatCACATTTCTCTACCTGCTCATTGATCTTCTTTTTGCAAGCGTCCTATTAGAGAAAAGACAGAGCAGAAATTataattcaaatcaaaatgcGGATTTTGACTATCAATCATGCATGGGAAGATGTGTTAAGTCTGCAGTGCAATCCCAtacagctataaaaaaaaaaacaacccacgcAAACCACAGGGAAGTGAAGCTGGAAAATGAAAGTTTTGCAGGGAAAGAGCGTCTGggtgtgaaaaatgtctgaagaGGACGTAAAATTTTCCCTGAGGTATATGACGATTCCTTTCCAGGAATCGTCATTGGAGGAAGAAAAGTTAACAGGCAAGGACTGAAAGAGAAATCATGACAGTTGTGTTCCAGGTACTTGCCTCTTCCATGGCTCTCTGCTCGTCTTTAATTACTGTGCAAttaacagaaagagagacaaagatgaGGTGATCGATCTATAACTGAGCTGTCAAAGATTGATCAACATTCATCATACATTGGTCAGAATTTGTTGTTCTGAGACTGGGGTGCTGTAAGACGGAGAGAAGTTTACCAATCTACATTTACACATAAGACCCACGCTGCAATGACACAAAGCTTGTTGAAAATTGGCCAAGTTTCCCTTTCATTAAACACATGCTAAAagtcatttaaacaaagtttgtgtTGGAGTTCTTGTATAGTTTCTATTTGTAATCTTGAATACCTACCTTCAGTAGTTGGAAGAGAGTTTTTTTCGCGTGTTTCAGTCTTCTTCAGCTTGACATCACAATTCTCCACCTGCTCATTGATCTTCTTTTTGCAGGCATCCTGTTTGAGAAAAGAGAGAGCCAAAATTATGATTCAAATCAAGATGCAGATTTTGACTTAATATTGCGTGGGAGACCTGTTGAGaatacaggcaaaaaaaaattgtctgcAGTGCAATCCCatacagttattaaaaaaaaacaaaaaaacaagcaaaccaaAGGGAAGTGAAGCTGGAAAATGAGATACTTCAGTTTTGCAGGGAAAGAGCGCCTGGGTGGGAAAAAAGGTCTGATGAGAGCATAACATTTTTCCTGAAGTATGAAACTAAAAATCAAGCCATGTTTTCTGGGCAGTTTTTGATTGTAACTCTACAGTATTGGAGAAATTCACAGAGGACAGAGGCCGAGATGATAGACAGGATTCCTAAGAGGAGGAAAAGCAGGTAACAGGGAATGACTGAAAGAGAGGAACTGTGACAGATGCATTTCAGGTACTTTCCTCTTGTTGGGCTCTCTTCTCATCTTCAATCACTGTGTGATtacaagacagacagacagagacaaagatgaACATCATCCTCCTGTACTCAGTTTAAAGCCCCAACTCTGATTTACACACACCAGAACAATGGGGGTCAGATTAGTGCAAAGTGCAAATAATTAAAAGACACTCCAGCAATTCAGGACTGCACTTCCACAGCACTGGGAGTATCTCAAGAgacttatttttcaaaaaaataatagtcaAAATCAAAGCTACAGAGGCAGACATATCTTAAATGTTGTGTCTAGTATGGGGTTAGCTCCAAAAACAGCGGATCCTACATGTCCTATAATGCTCAACAACATGTGTTATCAGATAAATGCCTGTCTGACACGTGCCTGCATGTATTAAACTCCACACTCCCAGTGTGTGACACAGGCTCACTGTGAAAATCTGTAGTCTTCAAGCATAACCTCATAACCCTGATTACATCACTATGACCTCATCAGATTAAGACAGCTCCCTTCCCAGACACAAGAGACATTTGCTGTGTTCAAATTGAACTGGTGAACTCGTGTTTAAGGCATGGGAAGTCGTACAATGACGCCATGAAGCTGTCAGAAGATTTTCACTCACAAGGTTATGAATACAACAGGGCAGTGTTCATACAGACTCTTCTCGTAAAACACAGCGAACTCGACCCCAACAGCAGTCTCACTTTAATGCTTAAAATCAAAGTGAAACTGGACAGTATAAGCCCCACAATACGGGAACAAGGTTTAGCATTGTGCAGTATATCATCTGTAATTCATTTCTCGACGAAATATCAGCCCCACAGTGCCGGGTAGCATAAACCTTAATGTATACTTTAAGAGACAGAGATCTTACACTACACAAATGGGGGTGGGGTTATGCTTTACCACTTAACAGGTTGGCATTAAGTAGGGGAAACACGCTCAGCTCTCCAGTAGCTGGGTGTGTACTGGCAGTTAATCAGTAATACAATGTTTGCCTTTCATAATAATAGGCGGGGAGGAGTTTAACTATGCCGAACAAGGAGCTGAACAAACCTTGATCAAGGGCAGAtgatacagattttttattgAGAGTGCACTTATTTGCTGTTAGACACCTACCACCTGTAGTTGGAAGagagtttttttctgaagtACTAGTCTTCCTGAGCTTTTTTTGATCAAATCCCTTCAAGTCACAAGAGGCTGGATGGGTGGTGCtcattttggatgttttctatTGAAGAAAAGTtggagaaggagaaaaaaaaaattatctaacACACATTTTGACTATTAACAAAGCATGAGAATATAGCCTATGAGCACATGATCCAATTAGCGTTTCATCACTCAGTATGTTGTCTGCAGTCGTCACAGGTATACATATCAAGCCCCACCCCAGTTAAAAACAAGAGTGTACTGGGCTGAACTCCGGAGTTATGTAATCCAGTCACAAGAAACAACATGCATAGGGTGAAACGGTTTGCCTGCAGAGGAATGCAGCGCTCTCAGACATCCTGCCTTTACACAGCCCACATTAAAACAGTCCGATTAACCACACAGTAGCCTAACATTGTGGAAAGTTTGGGGCCTACGACAGAAACGTCGAATAAAACCAACAAGCctttgaaacattaaaaaaaaaaaactacgtCTTTGCATTAAGTGTGTATGCGTTACGCTACATGACTATGATAAGGTGTCTTTTTGAGCGCACGAGTTGATAAACAGAGACGATTCAGAGCTACTTTACCTTGTGTAGAAGTGCGTGACGTCCTTTCCAGGTAAAATGCGTCTGTGTAATCTGTTCAAAGCCAACAACGCTTTAAGTAGAGACAACACGCCCTTGTgctctggctctgattggctcctCG
Proteins encoded in this window:
- the tmsb1 gene encoding thymosin beta 1 is translated as MSTTHPASCDLKGFDQKKLRKTSTSEKNSLPTTGVIEDEKRAQQEDACKKKINEQVENCDVKLKKTETREKNSLPTTEVIKDEQRAMEEDACKKKINEQVEKCDVKLKKADTQVKSKLPTSADIEQEKKSMKGK